In Anticarsia gemmatalis isolate Benzon Research Colony breed Stoneville strain chromosome 5, ilAntGemm2 primary, whole genome shotgun sequence, the following are encoded in one genomic region:
- the LOC142973115 gene encoding uncharacterized protein LOC142973115 isoform X1 encodes MRDTKSCKKVTWVCLFVCGVAAISSGFPTGKPTIQDPEIRDEKQFPNGTVIGKYSYLDTEGNPIQVKYYADDASYGVELKSLKVVDASSEPNIGVYSKESSPLKVAVPHLANEILSTMKPIAKEKPREHYLYKNVNKMMNHYKPEKGSPDFDTYYQNELKEAKNCGSEKVRVYYDKERKIRNAIDNFEAVKYCEQF; translated from the exons atgcGAGATACAAAATCTTGCAAAAAAGTGACGTGGGTGTGTTTATTCGTATGTGGTGTTGCAGCCATATCAT cAGGTTTCCCCACTGGAAAACCAACGATACAAGATCCCGAAATAAGAGATGAAAAGCAATTTCCAAACGGAACAGTTATTGGTAAATACTCCTATTTAGACACTGAGGGCAATCCTATCCAAGTCAAATACTATGCGGATGATGCAAGTTATGG CGTGGagttgaaaagtttaaaagttgtagatgCCTCCAGCGAACCAAACATCGGAGTTTACTCCAAAGAATCTTCTCCTTTGAAAGTGGCAGTGCCGCATCTAGCTAATGAAATATTGAGCACTATGAAACCTATCGCCAAGGAAAAACCAAGGGAGCACtacttatacaaaaatgtgAACAAAATGATGAATCATTACAAACCAGAGAAAGGCAGTCCTGATTTTGATACTTATTATCAAAATGAACTAAAGGAAGCTAAGAACTGTGGTAGTGAGAAAGTTCGTGTGTACTAcgataaagaaagaaagattcGTAATGCAATAGACAATTTTGAAGCCGTTAAGTATTgtgaacaattttaa
- the LOC142973115 gene encoding uncharacterized protein LOC142973115 isoform X2, translated as MRDTKSCKKVTWVCLFVCGVAAISCFPTGKPTIQDPEIRDEKQFPNGTVIGKYSYLDTEGNPIQVKYYADDASYGVELKSLKVVDASSEPNIGVYSKESSPLKVAVPHLANEILSTMKPIAKEKPREHYLYKNVNKMMNHYKPEKGSPDFDTYYQNELKEAKNCGSEKVRVYYDKERKIRNAIDNFEAVKYCEQF; from the exons atgcGAGATACAAAATCTTGCAAAAAAGTGACGTGGGTGTGTTTATTCGTATGTGGTGTTGCAGCCATATCAT GTTTCCCCACTGGAAAACCAACGATACAAGATCCCGAAATAAGAGATGAAAAGCAATTTCCAAACGGAACAGTTATTGGTAAATACTCCTATTTAGACACTGAGGGCAATCCTATCCAAGTCAAATACTATGCGGATGATGCAAGTTATGG CGTGGagttgaaaagtttaaaagttgtagatgCCTCCAGCGAACCAAACATCGGAGTTTACTCCAAAGAATCTTCTCCTTTGAAAGTGGCAGTGCCGCATCTAGCTAATGAAATATTGAGCACTATGAAACCTATCGCCAAGGAAAAACCAAGGGAGCACtacttatacaaaaatgtgAACAAAATGATGAATCATTACAAACCAGAGAAAGGCAGTCCTGATTTTGATACTTATTATCAAAATGAACTAAAGGAAGCTAAGAACTGTGGTAGTGAGAAAGTTCGTGTGTACTAcgataaagaaagaaagattcGTAATGCAATAGACAATTTTGAAGCCGTTAAGTATTgtgaacaattttaa
- the LOC142973114 gene encoding uncharacterized protein LOC142973114 isoform X2, whose translation MKKVDLHNAPDNFIPKKKKLRCTVCRTKTDSTYFVCKSKRHVICENCQHLDDGEYVPEKECGPKRTSSNMSYPEIQRLDLASGDHSDSIESSLALKITITREQAKKKGKWTTSTPKEFLPTYSNKTIIQYQNKNYRESESSLPQDVTYTNSENKYDRIPRPVVCPVSQCGKIVTIDSIPQHFNFDHSKVPKAVLSKTEPQEILLNYSMLSLDTQCVAIFLLNRQSRSQTTLKPHSLSSLTMDKDAELLYLLAAKVSTFPVTLSNTKSITTVSRKNSCTQTESQQWRNQQINKLCNNIRRPEDQNWLNNSNNIDAGDEEILLWLCKLDDKESIYSITISRADKKQAYSYIGDAIHIREEQDGISIYNKADCLSLRRAVINKLISIENEIKVMVSIV comes from the exons GTCGATTTACATAATGCGCCTGACAATTTCATTCCAAAGAAAAAGAAGCTACGCTGCACTGTATGCAGAACTAAGACAGATTCGACATACTTTGTATGTAAATCAAAACGACATGTGATTTGCGAAAACTGTCAACATCTTG ATGATGGTGAATATGTTCCTGAAAAAGAATGTGGTCCAAAAAGAACATCTTCAAATATGAGCTATCCAGAAATACAACGTTTAGATCTGGCTAGTGGTGACCATTCTGACTCTATTGAAA GTTCACTTGCTCTGAAAATCACAATAACGCGCGAGCAAGCAAAGAAAAAAGGGAAATGGACTACTTCAACTCCAAAA GAATTTCTTCCAACATACAGTAACAAGACAATAATACAATACCAGAACAAGAACTATCGTGAAAGCGAGTCTAGCCTTCCTCAAGACGTCACCTATACCaatagtgaaaataaatatgatagaaTTCCGAG ACCAGTGGTTTGCCCCGTCTCGCAATGTGGTAAGATCGTGACAATAGATTCAATACCGCAACACTTCAACTTCGATCATTCGAAGGTGCCTAAAGCAGTACTGAGCAAAACTGAACCTCAAGAAATTTTACTCAATTATTCCATGTTGTCCTTGGACACGCAATGTGTGGCAATATTTTTGCTAAACAGGcaaag CCGCAGCCAAACGACTTTGAAGCCTCATTCACTTAGCAGTCTTACAATGGACAAGGATGCCGAATTATTGTATCTGTTAGCTGCAAAAGTATCAACCTTTCCTGTAACTCTGTCAAATACAAAGAGTATTACTACAGTCTCTCGGAAAAACAGCTGCACGCAGACTGAGAGTCAACAGTGGAGAAATCAACAG ATTAACAAACTATGCAACAATATAAGAAGACCTGAAGATCAGAATTGGTTAAATAATTCCAATAACATCGATGCTGGAGACGAGGAAATACTATTATGGCTGTGCAAACTAGATGACAAAGAGAGTATTTATagt ATAACAATTTCACGAGCAGATAAAAAGCAAGCTTACAGTTATATCGGTGATGCAATCCACATAAGAGAGGAACAAGATGGCATTTCTATCTATAACAAAGCAGACTGCCTATCCTTAAGAAGAGCAGTTATCAATAAACTTATCTCtatagaaaatgaaataaaagttatgGTAAGCATTGTAtag
- the LOC142973114 gene encoding uncharacterized protein LOC142973114 isoform X1, producing the protein MKKVDLHNAPDNFIPKKKKLRCTVCRTKTDSTYFVCKSKRHVICENCQHLVIDSVTDADDGEYVPEKECGPKRTSSNMSYPEIQRLDLASGDHSDSIESSLALKITITREQAKKKGKWTTSTPKEFLPTYSNKTIIQYQNKNYRESESSLPQDVTYTNSENKYDRIPRPVVCPVSQCGKIVTIDSIPQHFNFDHSKVPKAVLSKTEPQEILLNYSMLSLDTQCVAIFLLNRQSRSQTTLKPHSLSSLTMDKDAELLYLLAAKVSTFPVTLSNTKSITTVSRKNSCTQTESQQWRNQQINKLCNNIRRPEDQNWLNNSNNIDAGDEEILLWLCKLDDKESIYSITISRADKKQAYSYIGDAIHIREEQDGISIYNKADCLSLRRAVINKLISIENEIKVMVSIV; encoded by the exons GTCGATTTACATAATGCGCCTGACAATTTCATTCCAAAGAAAAAGAAGCTACGCTGCACTGTATGCAGAACTAAGACAGATTCGACATACTTTGTATGTAAATCAAAACGACATGTGATTTGCGAAAACTGTCAACATCTTG TTATAGATTCTGTAACGGATGCAGATGATGGTGAATATGTTCCTGAAAAAGAATGTGGTCCAAAAAGAACATCTTCAAATATGAGCTATCCAGAAATACAACGTTTAGATCTGGCTAGTGGTGACCATTCTGACTCTATTGAAA GTTCACTTGCTCTGAAAATCACAATAACGCGCGAGCAAGCAAAGAAAAAAGGGAAATGGACTACTTCAACTCCAAAA GAATTTCTTCCAACATACAGTAACAAGACAATAATACAATACCAGAACAAGAACTATCGTGAAAGCGAGTCTAGCCTTCCTCAAGACGTCACCTATACCaatagtgaaaataaatatgatagaaTTCCGAG ACCAGTGGTTTGCCCCGTCTCGCAATGTGGTAAGATCGTGACAATAGATTCAATACCGCAACACTTCAACTTCGATCATTCGAAGGTGCCTAAAGCAGTACTGAGCAAAACTGAACCTCAAGAAATTTTACTCAATTATTCCATGTTGTCCTTGGACACGCAATGTGTGGCAATATTTTTGCTAAACAGGcaaag CCGCAGCCAAACGACTTTGAAGCCTCATTCACTTAGCAGTCTTACAATGGACAAGGATGCCGAATTATTGTATCTGTTAGCTGCAAAAGTATCAACCTTTCCTGTAACTCTGTCAAATACAAAGAGTATTACTACAGTCTCTCGGAAAAACAGCTGCACGCAGACTGAGAGTCAACAGTGGAGAAATCAACAG ATTAACAAACTATGCAACAATATAAGAAGACCTGAAGATCAGAATTGGTTAAATAATTCCAATAACATCGATGCTGGAGACGAGGAAATACTATTATGGCTGTGCAAACTAGATGACAAAGAGAGTATTTATagt ATAACAATTTCACGAGCAGATAAAAAGCAAGCTTACAGTTATATCGGTGATGCAATCCACATAAGAGAGGAACAAGATGGCATTTCTATCTATAACAAAGCAGACTGCCTATCCTTAAGAAGAGCAGTTATCAATAAACTTATCTCtatagaaaatgaaataaaagttatgGTAAGCATTGTAtag